The Flavobacterium faecale genome has a segment encoding these proteins:
- a CDS encoding DUF4249 domain-containing protein: MKKISLLLLFIVTLVSSSCEEVVQVDLDTAAPKLVIEATIKWQKGTAGNNQKIKLTTTTSYFSNIIPTVSGAKITVKNSSNTVFTFNEIATSGEYGCSNFVPKINETYTLTVIANGQTYTASEILKSVAPIDEIEQKNDGGFTGKDIQLKTYFTDPAPETNYYLYQYSYTGQVTQTFYGDIDTFFQGNKFFSLSQNDDLKIGDEVSVTHYGISKTYYNYMSILISIAGGSSGGPFQAPPATVRGNIINTTNKDNYALGYFALTEIDSRVFTIK; this comes from the coding sequence ATGAAAAAGATATCCCTACTCCTACTCTTTATTGTAACACTAGTATCTAGTAGTTGCGAAGAGGTTGTTCAAGTTGACCTAGATACAGCAGCGCCAAAACTAGTTATCGAAGCCACCATAAAATGGCAAAAAGGAACAGCAGGAAATAACCAAAAGATCAAATTAACCACTACTACATCTTATTTTTCAAACATCATTCCGACGGTATCTGGTGCGAAAATAACAGTGAAAAATAGTAGTAATACCGTTTTCACCTTTAACGAAATTGCAACATCTGGCGAATACGGTTGCTCTAATTTTGTTCCTAAAATCAATGAAACCTATACGCTAACCGTAATTGCTAACGGACAAACGTATACTGCCTCCGAAATATTAAAATCGGTTGCTCCCATTGATGAAATCGAGCAAAAAAACGACGGTGGATTTACAGGTAAAGACATTCAACTTAAAACATACTTTACTGATCCTGCACCAGAGACCAATTACTATTTGTACCAATACAGTTATACCGGTCAAGTAACTCAGACATTTTATGGTGACATAGATACCTTTTTTCAAGGCAACAAATTCTTTAGCTTGTCTCAAAATGATGATTTAAAAATCGGGGACGAAGTGAGCGTTACGCATTATGGTATATCAAAAACATATTATAACTATATGAGTATCCTAATAAGTATTGCTGGCGGGAGTAGCGGCGGTCCCTTTCAAGCGCCACCTGCAACGGTACGTGGAAACATCATTAACACAACCAACAAGGATAATTATGCTTTGGGTTATTTTGCATTGACCGAAATAGACAGTCGTGTGTTTACCATCAAATAA